The Nocardioides humi genome includes a region encoding these proteins:
- the ccsB gene encoding c-type cytochrome biogenesis protein CcsB has translation MSNTAWETLSNQAIATAGIVYFLALVVYLAEWAALRQPAAERELVGAGGAADEAGEPGEPGGAPARADRVAFLGRLGLLLTAIACAAHLVGLVGRGMAADPNRVPWGNMYEFTLSGTFVVALLYLVLYKRFGLGWMGPLVVGFVVATLMVAVIWLYDAVAPLTEALNSPWLVIHVISAVIATGAFTLGGIASIVYLVRMRAERRAEAAGRALGGWLARVPQLDALDRLAYRVHAFAFPVWTFAVLITGPIWAHEAWSRYWNWDPKEVWAFITWVVYAGYLHARATAGWKGRKAALLALVGLGTLWFNFIGINYFSTTSQHSYAVERVVDAPAGTVAEQPSWRPLR, from the coding sequence GTGAGCAACACCGCGTGGGAGACGCTCAGCAACCAGGCCATCGCGACGGCCGGCATCGTCTACTTCCTCGCCCTGGTGGTCTACCTGGCGGAGTGGGCCGCGCTGCGCCAGCCGGCCGCCGAGCGCGAGCTGGTCGGCGCCGGCGGTGCGGCGGACGAGGCCGGCGAGCCGGGCGAGCCGGGCGGTGCGCCGGCCAGGGCGGACCGGGTGGCCTTCCTGGGCCGGCTCGGCCTGCTGCTCACCGCGATCGCGTGCGCGGCGCACCTCGTGGGGCTCGTGGGCCGAGGCATGGCCGCGGACCCGAACCGGGTGCCCTGGGGCAATATGTACGAGTTCACGCTCTCCGGCACCTTCGTCGTCGCGCTGCTCTACCTCGTGCTCTACAAGAGGTTCGGGCTCGGCTGGATGGGCCCGCTCGTCGTCGGGTTCGTCGTCGCCACGCTGATGGTCGCCGTGATCTGGCTGTACGACGCGGTCGCGCCGCTGACCGAGGCCCTCAACTCGCCGTGGCTGGTCATCCACGTGATCTCCGCCGTGATCGCCACCGGCGCCTTCACCCTCGGCGGCATCGCCTCGATCGTCTACCTCGTCCGGATGCGCGCCGAGCGGCGCGCGGAGGCGGCCGGGCGCGCGCTCGGCGGCTGGCTGGCCCGGGTGCCCCAGCTGGACGCCCTCGACCGGCTCGCCTACCGGGTGCACGCCTTCGCGTTCCCCGTGTGGACCTTCGCGGTCCTCATCACCGGCCCGATCTGGGCCCACGAGGCGTGGTCCCGCTACTGGAACTGGGACCCCAAGGAGGTGTGGGCGTTCATCACCTGGGTCGTCTACGCCGGCTACCTCCACGCCCGCGCCACCGCCGGCTGGAAGGGCCGCAAGGCCGCCCTGCTCGCGCTCGTCGGCCTCGGCACGCTCTGGTTCAACTTCATCGGCATCAACTACTTCTCGACCACGAGCCAGCACTCGTACGCCGTGGAGCGGGTGGTCGACGCACCCGCCGGAACCGTCGCCGAACAGCCGTCCTGGCGACCCCTTCGGTAG
- a CDS encoding DUF4229 domain-containing protein, protein MKEFLVYTGLRIGLFVGAFCVVAGVWLLVADTVDVLWVIVIAFLISGVASYVLLERQRSAFAARVEGRAERISRKYEEMRSKEDGEG, encoded by the coding sequence GTGAAGGAGTTCCTGGTCTACACGGGCCTGCGCATCGGGCTGTTCGTCGGCGCGTTCTGCGTCGTGGCGGGGGTGTGGCTGCTCGTCGCCGACACCGTCGACGTGCTGTGGGTCATCGTGATCGCCTTCCTGATCAGCGGCGTCGCGTCGTACGTCCTGCTCGAGCGGCAGCGCTCCGCGTTCGCCGCCCGGGTCGAGGGGCGTGCGGAGCGGATCTCCAGGAAGTACGAGGAGATGCGCTCCAAGGAGGATGGCGAGGGCTGA
- a CDS encoding 1,4-dihydroxy-2-naphthoate polyprenyltransferase: MATAAHWIAGARVRTLPAAVAPVVVGTGIAVYADRGVWWKALLAAVVSLALQVGVNYANDYSDGIRGTDDERVGPLRLVGSGLASPAAVRRAAFLAFGVAAVAGLALAATTSWWLVLVGALSVLAAWYYTGGSKPYGYLGLGEVMVFVFFGLVAVVGTTWVQTEAWGTPGWASVAAGTGVGALACAILVANNLRDIPTDRVAGKLTLAVRLGDRRTRGFYAVLVAAAAAAVVVLAALTTWWALLGLGFLLPAGASARTVLAGAQGPALIPVLQRTGLAELAWAVLAGAGLVLG, encoded by the coding sequence ATGGCCACAGCAGCGCACTGGATCGCGGGCGCCCGCGTCCGCACCCTCCCCGCGGCGGTCGCGCCGGTGGTCGTCGGCACCGGCATCGCGGTGTACGCCGACCGCGGCGTGTGGTGGAAGGCGCTGCTCGCCGCCGTGGTCAGCCTGGCCCTCCAGGTGGGCGTCAACTACGCCAACGACTACTCCGACGGCATCCGCGGCACCGACGACGAGCGGGTCGGACCGCTGCGCCTGGTCGGCTCCGGACTCGCCTCCCCCGCGGCCGTGAGGCGGGCGGCGTTCCTGGCCTTCGGCGTCGCCGCCGTGGCCGGGCTGGCGCTCGCCGCCACCACGTCGTGGTGGCTGGTCCTGGTCGGCGCGCTCAGCGTCCTCGCCGCCTGGTACTACACCGGCGGCTCGAAGCCCTACGGCTACCTCGGCCTCGGCGAGGTGATGGTCTTCGTCTTCTTCGGGCTGGTCGCCGTCGTCGGCACCACCTGGGTGCAGACCGAGGCGTGGGGGACGCCGGGCTGGGCGTCCGTCGCCGCCGGGACGGGCGTCGGCGCCCTGGCCTGCGCGATCCTGGTCGCCAACAACCTGCGCGACATCCCCACCGACCGGGTCGCGGGCAAGCTGACGCTCGCCGTGCGGCTCGGCGACCGTCGTACCCGCGGCTTCTACGCCGTCCTCGTCGCCGCCGCGGCCGCCGCGGTCGTGGTGCTCGCCGCCCTCACGACCTGGTGGGCGCTGCTCGGCCTCGGCTTCCTGCTCCCCGCCGGCGCCTCCGCGCGGACGGTGCTCGCCGGCGCCCAGGGGCCTGCGCTCATCCCCGTGCTGCAGCGGACCGGGCTCGCGGAGCTGGCCTGGGCGGTGCTGGCCGGCGCCGGCCTCGTCCTCGGCTGA
- a CDS encoding MFS transporter produces the protein MTIGLSGRIARLAGPTSLVRRLSAQSVLSAFGDGVFLTGSAVFFTQIVGLSAARVGLGLSIAGLVTFLLAVPLGKLSDRYGAKRVWALTSLVEAVLYLAWPAVGGLGAFIAMMIVLENVSSASRSARNAYRFDVFPREERVSSNAYFRAARNVGYTLGALLAGVALATNDDNVIRAVPVATAVLLVLNAALVARLPAAVHHAEEAPLEAALEDAGDRRSALRNKGYVAMAVCGGVLGTHQVLLNVVIPLWLVEATDAPRVLLAWLFGTNTVMAVALQVAAARGVTTVADSLRAQRRGAFFFVLSCAIVLVTHDTIGWVTIALVWIGHVTVTGAELFQSAGEWGLQAELSDPARRGEYQGVSQLGYTLGTVWAPAAYTFLALEWGTPGWCVIAGIVVVAAVLIHPAARAAERHLTRLDASASQPA, from the coding sequence ATGACCATCGGACTCTCGGGACGCATCGCCCGTCTCGCCGGACCCACCTCGCTCGTCCGCCGGCTCTCGGCCCAGTCGGTCCTGTCCGCCTTCGGCGACGGGGTCTTCCTGACCGGCAGCGCGGTGTTCTTCACCCAGATCGTCGGGCTCTCGGCGGCCCGGGTCGGGCTGGGGCTGTCGATCGCGGGACTGGTGACCTTCCTGCTCGCCGTACCTCTCGGCAAGCTCAGCGACCGGTACGGCGCCAAGCGGGTCTGGGCGCTCACCTCGCTGGTCGAGGCGGTGCTCTACCTCGCCTGGCCGGCCGTCGGCGGACTGGGCGCGTTCATCGCGATGATGATCGTGCTGGAGAACGTGTCGTCGGCGAGCCGGTCGGCCCGCAACGCCTACCGCTTCGACGTGTTCCCGCGCGAGGAGCGGGTCTCCTCCAACGCCTACTTCCGGGCCGCCCGCAATGTCGGCTACACCCTCGGGGCGCTGCTCGCCGGCGTCGCGCTCGCCACCAACGACGACAACGTGATCCGCGCCGTGCCCGTGGCCACCGCGGTGCTCCTCGTCCTCAACGCCGCCCTCGTGGCGCGGCTGCCCGCCGCCGTGCACCACGCCGAGGAGGCTCCGCTCGAGGCGGCGCTGGAGGACGCAGGTGATCGCCGCAGCGCGCTGCGCAACAAGGGGTACGTCGCCATGGCGGTCTGCGGCGGCGTGCTCGGCACCCACCAGGTGCTGCTCAACGTCGTCATCCCGCTCTGGCTGGTCGAGGCGACCGACGCGCCGCGGGTGCTGCTCGCCTGGCTGTTCGGCACCAACACGGTGATGGCGGTCGCCCTCCAGGTCGCCGCGGCCCGGGGCGTCACGACCGTCGCCGACTCGCTGCGCGCCCAGCGCCGCGGAGCCTTCTTCTTCGTGCTCTCCTGCGCGATCGTGCTGGTCACCCACGACACCATCGGCTGGGTCACGATCGCGCTGGTCTGGATCGGGCACGTCACCGTGACCGGCGCCGAGCTGTTCCAGTCCGCCGGCGAGTGGGGCCTGCAGGCGGAGCTGTCGGATCCCGCCCGCCGCGGGGAGTACCAGGGCGTCTCGCAGCTCGGGTACACGCTCGGCACCGTGTGGGCGCCGGCGGCGTACACCTTCCTCGCGCTGGAGTGGGGCACTCCCGGCTGGTGCGTGATCGCCGGGATCGTGGTCGTCGCGGCGGTGCTCATCCACCCGGCTGCCCGCGCGGCCGAGCGGCACCTGACCCGGTTGGACGCCTCCGCGAGCCAGCCTGCTTGA
- a CDS encoding type II toxin-antitoxin system RelE family toxin, whose protein sequence is MVYDVIWDPEALAAAERFLVNDREGLAAVFDRTDALAHDPRPSTAMAGGSDHWRLRIGAYRVLYRITDTTVTVDVIHLGRAG, encoded by the coding sequence GTGGTCTACGACGTCATCTGGGACCCCGAGGCGCTGGCGGCGGCCGAGCGGTTTCTCGTCAACGACCGCGAAGGTCTGGCCGCCGTCTTCGACCGCACCGACGCGCTCGCGCACGATCCCCGGCCCTCGACTGCCATGGCCGGGGGCAGCGACCACTGGCGACTCCGCATCGGGGCCTACCGGGTGCTCTACAGGATCACCGACACCACGGTGACCGTCGACGTGATCCACCTCGGCCGCGCCGGCTGA
- a CDS encoding ribbon-helix-helix protein, CopG family: MAMNLRLDPADDRLLTERARQESRSKQEIVRQAVHDYLNDEVRRLEDLEDDLALARFRLREQLGPIAYVPQAEARARLGL; encoded by the coding sequence ATGGCGATGAACCTGCGGCTCGATCCGGCCGACGACCGGCTGCTCACCGAGCGCGCCCGGCAGGAGAGCCGCAGCAAGCAGGAGATCGTGCGGCAGGCCGTCCACGACTACCTGAACGACGAGGTTCGTCGCCTCGAGGATCTCGAGGACGACCTGGCCCTCGCCCGCTTCCGGCTGCGCGAGCAGCTTGGCCCGATCGCCTACGTACCCCAAGCCGAGGCTCGGGCACGACTCGGGCTCTGA